The nucleotide window attcACACGCAACGCAGCGCCCATGCACCGCGTCCAGGCGCCACCTGGCCGGGCGTATCCATCCTCCTCCTGCCCGCCTTTTGTCCCCGAGCTGCCCCGCCTTTGTCACGTTCCCTCACTCGGCAACGACGCTGCCAACCACAACCACCACCGGAGAGGCCGCGCGTGCAGATCCTATTAATAGCCCGGCATCCCCGCCCCCATCTGGCTCAAATCCATCCAGCTCCAGCTCCTCCTCCCACCGGCAGATCCAAAGATAGCGCCACCGGGCCTCCATATTTCAGACAGagcccctctccctcctcctcctccctccccgtGGAGCTCCAAGAATCATCCGACGACAGCACCGGGCGGGTCATTGATCGTTGGATGGCGGCGATGATGGTGGCGGCGAGGCAGGGGCGCGAGCTGCAGCGGTACAGCGCCAGCACGGGCGGCCGCATCGTCGTGGGCTGCATCCCCTACCGGGTGCGCGACGACAACGGCGAGGTGGAGGTGCTGGTCATCTGCTCGCGCAAGAAGGGCGCCAGCGCGGGCGTGCTGTTCCCCAAGGGCGGGTGGGAGCTGGACGAGTCCATGGACGAGGCGGCGCGCCGCGAGGCTCTGGAGGAGGCCGGCGTGCGCGGCGAGACGGGGCCCAGCCTCGGCCGCTGGTGCTACCAGAGCCGCCGCTACGAGGCCACCTACGAGGGGTACATGTTCCCGCTGCGCGTCACCGACGAGCTGGAGCGCTGGCCCGAGATGTCCGGCCGCGGCAGGACCTGGGTCACCGTGCAGGACGCCATGGACCGCTGCCCGCACCTCTGGATGCGCGAGGCGCTCCAGCGGTTCGCCGACCGCGTCGCCGACGCCGCCTTGTAGGCGCCTCTCATCGATCGTTCTTCTCGCCGGGCGCGCCCGCGCGTGCTCCCCCGCCCTACGGTTTGTGCCGGCTGGGTTGGGCTCGACCGCGCGGCGCTGTGGCACTAGCGGTCAGGTCACAGGAACCAGAGCATTGTACTGTGACTCCTGTACATTCATTTGCTTGGGATTCGACCGGGCATGTAAATCTCACCCACTTCGCCTAATGTTTTGATATCATAATATAGGGACTGCTAGCCAAGAACCATAACTCGGTTTATTGGAGTCAGAATGACCGTTTTTTCCTCTCCATGAAACTGACTTGAGTCAAATACATTTAATTTTTTGATAATTACATTTGTTGCAAGCTTATATTGTAGTGCCTTCGAATTTTGAAACAATCAAATGGGGACAACAGCACGGGCCTACCTTATGCTCGGCATCTTAGAACATCTCTAGCAGACCTTGTATAACGTCGTGACTTGCAAAATAACCGTCAAAATACGGGTCTAAGCGGAAAATCCTGCCCGACCAGACCCCGCAAACGCGGCCGATCCATAAAAAAATTTGTGGGGCGTGGCATAATTCCCGTCCCAACCAACGAAAACGCAGGTTCCCCCCTCGACCCGTCGGCGCCCTGTATATAGGGGTAGcggttggtggtggtgggggggggaCACTTCAGCCTGCGCTTTTTCCCactgataacccataagtataaaggatcgcaacagttttcgagggtagagtattcaacccaaaattatagattcaacacaagggagccaaagaatattctcaaatattagcagctgagttgttaattcaaccacacctgaaagacttaatatctacaacaaagtatttagtagcaaaatagtatggaagtaacggtaacggtgacaaaagtaacagtagcagttttgtaacAGTCGTAACAGTGGCagaaaagtaacttagcaaagatcaatatgtgagaagctcgtaggcaatggatcaatgatggataattatgttggatggcattcatcatgcgatggttataacatagggtgacacagaactagctccaattcatcaatataatatatgcatgtattccgaatatagtcatacgtacttatggaaaaaaacttgcagaacatcttttgtcctatcctcctgtggcagcggggttctatcggaaactaagggatattaatacctccttttaatagagtaccggatcaaagcattagcacttagtgaatacacgaactcctcaaactacggccatcaccgggaagtgtcccgactattgtcactccggggttgccggatcataacacgtagtaggtgactataacttgcaatatcggatcaagaacataaatatattcatgaaaacatactAGGTTccgatctgaaatcatggcactagggacctagtgacaagcattaggcatagcaaagtcatagcaacatcatcttagaacatagtggatactagggatcaaaccctaacaaaactaactcgattacatggtaaatctcatccaacccatcaccgtccagcaagcctacgatggaatcactcacgcacggcggtgagtatcatgaaattggtgatggaggatggttgaagatgacgatggcgacggatttccctctccggagcccaaaacagactccagatctgccctcccgaggaagaacagggcttggcggcggctccgtattataaaacacgatgaatcattctctctgatttttttctcccgaacgtgaatatatggagttggagttgaggtcagtggaggtccagggggcccacgaggacggagggcgtgccccagggggtgggcgcgccccgcAACCTTGTGGccaaggtgtgggcccccttcacttgattcttttgccaatattttttattaattcccaAAATcatctccatgaagtttcaggtcattccgagagcttctatttttgcacaaaaataacaccatggcaattctgctgaaaacaacgtcactccgggttagttctattcaaatcatgtaagttagagtccaaaacaagggaaaaagagtttggaaaagtagatatgatggaaacgtatcaactcccccaagtttaacccattgcttgtcctcaagcaattcagttaacaaactgaaagtgataaagaaaaacttttacaaactctgtttgatcttgttgttgcaaatatgtaaagtcggcattcaagttttcagcaatgATTATGAattaaccatattcacaataacatttaggtctcacatttactcatatcaatggcataatcaactagcgagtaataataataaatctcggatgacaacactttttcaaaacaatcatgatatgatataacaaaatggtatctcgctagccctttctgagaccgcaaaacataaatgcagagcacccctgaagatcaaggactgactagacattgtaattcatggtaagaaatatccagtcatagtcatactcaatataaattaataacaATGCATACAAATGACAATGGTGCTCTCTAATCGACgctttttataagaggatgatgactcagcaataaaagtaaatagataggcccttcgcagagggaagcagggatttgcaacGGTGCTAGAGCTTGAGTTttaaaatagagataaataatattttgagcggtatgctttcattgtcaacataacaaccaagagatctcggtatcttccatgctacatacattacaggcggttcccaaacagaatggtaaagtttatactcccccaccaccaacaagcacactttatggctggtccgaaacaacgggtaccgtccaactaacaacagtcctaggggagttttgtttgcaattattttgatttgatttgagcatgggactagTCATCCCGATTACTAGCCcttttctcgtgaatgatgagcggagtccactcatcgtgagaataacccacctagcatggaacaTATTGACAGCCCTAGTTGGTACATGAGCGATTCGAACATAAAAAACAAATTATCAtctgaaggtttagagtttggcacatgcaaatttacttggaacgacagataaataccgcatataggaaggtatggtggacttaTATGGAACAACTTTCGGTTTTATGAAAGTGCATGCAAAAGCAGTATTCCCGTTTAGTACAAGTGAAgactagaaagagactgggaaccgaccaactagagagcgacaacagtcataaacatgcattaagattaaccaacattgaatgcaagcatgagtaggatataaatcaccatgaacataaatatcgtggaggctatgttgattttgtttcaactacatgtgtgaacatgtgccaagtcaagccactcgaatcattcaaaggaggataccatcctatcatactacatcacaaccattttaatagcatgttggcacgcaaggtacaccattataaactcctagctagttaagcatggcatgagtaactataatctctaattgtcattgcaaacatgtttcattcataataggctgaatcaggaacgatgaactaatcatatttacaaaaacaagataggtcgagttcataccagcttttcctcatctcaatcatttcatcaaatatcgtcattattgcctttcaattgcacaaccgaacggtgtggataacaataatagtgcatgtgcattggactaagctggaatctgcaaacatttattcaaaggagaagacaaggtaatatgggctctttgttagatcaacaataatgcatatgagagccattCAACATTTTCAccgtggtcttctcctctcaacccccaaagaaaagaaaagaatttcaaagaaacacactgaaatgtttttggactttttgtttttctaaaggaagtaaaacaagaacgagaaaaactatttacacgggaaaactcccaacaagcaaaagaagaacgagaaatctttttgagttttcttttaatactacaactaagaagaacgacaaatttttgtgaagtgggggagatgcaaacgagaggcaaatggaaaataatgtaaattgcgaggagatgcgatttgtgattaggaacctagtagatgttgaagatcctccccgacaacggcaccagaaattcactttgatgtcgcttgaagctacgtcggtatttctccaaagaggaagggatgatgcaacacagtggtggtaggtatttccctcagatatgaaaccaaggttttcaaaccagtaggagaaccaagcaacacaacgtaaacagcccctgcacacaaataacaaatactcgcaacccgatgtgttaaaggggttgtcaatccctttcgggtaacggtgccaaaAAGTGGTGCGTTGATGGGAGAAAgctgtaaatattgatagatcgaacgcaaaataaaataaattgcagcaaggtatttttgtatttttagtttagtagatctaaaaataaaaggtaaataaaatagatcgcgaaggcaaataatatgagaaagagatccgggggccgtaggtttcactagtggcttctctcgagaaaaatagcaaacggtgggtaaacaaattactattgggcaattgatataacttcaaatactcatgacaatatctaggcaattatcattatataggcatcacgtccaagattagtagaccgactcctgcatgcatctactactattactccacacatcgacctctatccagcatgcatctagtgtattaagttcatggatagtaatgcaataagaacaatgacatgatgtagacaagatctatctatgtagagatagaacccatcgttttatccttagtagcaacgatacatacgtgtcggttccccttctgtcactgggatcaagcaccgtaagatcgaacccactgcaaagcacctcttcccattgcaagataaatagatcaaattgtccaaacaaaacccaaatatcagagaagaaatacaagactataagaaatcatgcatataagagatcaaagaaactcaaataactttcatggatataaaaagatagatctgatcataaactcaaagttcatccaatcccaacaaacacaccgcaaaaagaattacatcatatgaatctccaagagaccattgtattgagaatcaaatgagagagagaggaagacatctagctactaactatggaccggaaggtctacaaagaattattcatgcatcatcggagaggcaccaatggaagtggtgaacccctctgtgatggtgtctagattggatctggtggttctggactttacggcggctggaattgattttcatcgactctcctagggtttctggaatattggggtatttatagagcaaagaggcggtccggggggtcacccgaggtgggcacaacccaccagagcgcgcctgggcctcctggcacgccctagtgggttgtgctctccttgGAGCACCCTCCAGGTgcagccttggcccattaggtgtcttctggtccataaaaaatctcggTAAAGTTTCATTGCAtatggactccatttggtattgattttctgtgatcaaacatgaaaaatagcaactggcacttggcactatgtcaataggttagtaccaaaaaatgatataaaatgattataaaacatccatgattgataatataacatcatggaatagtcaaaaattatagatacattggagatgtatcagcatccccaagcttaactcctactcgtcctcgagtaggtaagtgataaaaacagaattttttatgtggaatgctgcctatcatgtcatatcatattcttttctttatagcatcgtcatttggacttttatattgttgaaagcaatagtctagttttgacatcataacttaaatactcaagcatatcaacaggcaaccatgtctttcaaaatatcaatgctaaaataagctatccctagcccatcatgctcaatcattgatccattcatgaaacacactcacatattaactacaccaatgctcaagtacgatcatagtgcctcctagttggtgcttctATAAGAGaggatggagactcaaaataaaaaataaaaattgcataaagtaaaagaaaggcccttcgcagagggaagtagggatttgtagaggtgtcagagctcaaagcgaaaaacttagagaaaaaacattttgggaggtgtgtccttcccaccaacgaaaacgacttagagttcccaacactttccatgctagatatatcataggcggttcccaatcagaaaataaagtttattccttttttcaccatactttcactttccatggctaaccatatccacgggtgccttccatacaacactttccaaggaatttattatttcacaacataaagtaaattcaattTTCATTTCGGTATTGGCCATCTCTAATACCTTTgccgtactctcgtgcaatgacaagtgaataaacacccattgtgagaataacacatctagcacgGAAAATATTAGCCACTCCTCatcgctccgcgagcgaaacgaacacacaaaagagaagtttattttgaaaattagagatggcacatacaaatttgcttataACGGCAAAGAATAcagcatataggtagatatagtggattcatgtggcaaaactggtttaaaggttttgagatgcacaagtagtgatcatacttagtgcaaaataaaggctagcaaaagattgagaagcgaccaaccaagaaacgaataatctca belongs to Triticum urartu cultivar G1812 chromosome 7, Tu2.1, whole genome shotgun sequence and includes:
- the LOC125523365 gene encoding nudix hydrolase 21, chloroplastic-like: MAAMMVAARQGRELQRYSASTGGRIVVGCIPYRVRDDNGEVEVLVICSRKKGASAGVLFPKGGWELDESMDEAARREALEEAGVRGETGPSLGRWCYQSRRYEATYEGYMFPLRVTDELERWPEMSGRGRTWVTVQDAMDRCPHLWMREALQRFADRVADAAL